The Alteromonas stellipolaris genome includes a region encoding these proteins:
- a CDS encoding serine/threonine protein kinase has protein sequence MKDFSFSGLDPDTILDALETQGIFLQSGLLALNSYENRVYQFQADDNKRYVVKFYRPARWTDAQILEEHNFAQELANSEIPVVAPLALNGKTLHHHGDYRFTVFPSVGGRQFENDNLDQLEWMGRFIGRIHRVSQAKTFKQRPDIDTQSYLDEPRQVLENSTLLPDHLKTAFFAILNPVITAASSAYKTTDVIRLHGDCHPGNILWRDGPTFVDLDDCRMGPAIQDLWMMLSGDRQQQLLQLDTLIEAYEEFQPFNTNQLALIEPLRAMRMVHYMAWLSRRWEDPAFPRAFPWFADDKYWEGQILALKEQLSAMQEPPLKLGY, from the coding sequence ATGAAAGACTTTTCGTTTTCTGGATTAGATCCAGACACTATATTAGATGCCCTGGAAACTCAGGGCATTTTTCTTCAAAGCGGCTTACTTGCTCTCAATAGTTATGAGAACCGGGTTTACCAATTTCAAGCCGATGATAACAAACGTTACGTGGTTAAGTTTTATCGCCCTGCCCGTTGGACAGACGCGCAAATCTTGGAAGAACATAACTTTGCCCAAGAACTTGCCAATAGCGAAATTCCGGTTGTTGCGCCCTTAGCGCTAAACGGAAAAACCCTTCACCACCATGGCGATTATCGCTTTACGGTTTTCCCCTCGGTAGGCGGGCGCCAGTTTGAGAACGATAATTTAGACCAGCTTGAATGGATGGGCCGCTTTATTGGCCGTATTCACCGCGTATCTCAAGCGAAAACCTTTAAACAACGCCCCGATATCGATACGCAAAGCTATTTAGATGAACCTAGACAAGTTTTAGAAAATAGCACCTTGCTTCCCGATCATCTAAAAACAGCATTTTTTGCTATTTTGAACCCCGTGATAACCGCGGCTTCTTCGGCTTATAAAACCACCGACGTTATTCGATTGCACGGCGATTGCCATCCAGGAAATATTCTATGGCGTGATGGCCCTACTTTTGTTGATTTAGATGATTGTCGGATGGGCCCTGCTATCCAAGATTTATGGATGATGTTAAGTGGCGACAGACAGCAACAACTATTACAACTTGATACGCTAATTGAAGCCTATGAAGAATTCCAGCCATTTAATACTAATCAGCTTGCGCTAATAGAACCCCTACGCGCCATGCGAATGGTACACTATATGGCATGGCTGTCTCGCCGCTGGGAAGATCCAGCCTTCCCTCGCGCCTTCCCATGGTTTGCCGACGATAAATACTGGGAAGGTCAAATTCTTGCGTTAAAGGAACAACTTTCTGCCATGCAGGAACCGCCTCTAAAACTCGGGTATTAG
- the ccoG gene encoding cytochrome c oxidase accessory protein CcoG has protein sequence MNEQIPVKNVTPVKVHKPASTTEGKRYDSRSRIYVRAVKGPLETFRRFFGLFFLAIFAAIPWIRFNGQQAVLLDIVEQRFSIFGLTLWPQDLTLLAYIFIVGAFALFFVTTFAGRVWCGFMCPQTTWVYIYTWFEEKIEGPRNKRIKLDARNMDADKFIRKTLKHTAWVAVALLTALTFVGYFTPIGALFIDFFTFNTGFWAAFSVVFFAVCTYANAGYMREIMCTHICPYARFQSAMFDKDTFTVSYDAKRGEQRGPRPRKLSHEQVHEKGLGDCIDCNLCVQVCPTGIDIRNGLQYECINCGACVDACNGVMDKMGYPKGLISFTSEEELAGGKTHIVRPKLIGYLIVLIVMTGLLVADIVTRVPLEIDIIRDRNSLYRETNEGLIENVYTVKVLNKSQQTHTYTISVQGLPEYTFIGNKEVTVQGGEVYSTPISVATDPYNLEDVVTDIQFTVTTTTDSGENVTVNEPTKFLYR, from the coding sequence ATGAACGAACAAATTCCAGTTAAAAACGTTACTCCAGTTAAGGTGCACAAACCCGCATCAACCACTGAAGGGAAGCGATACGACTCGCGTAGTCGTATTTATGTTCGTGCGGTTAAAGGCCCTCTTGAAACATTCAGACGTTTTTTCGGTTTGTTTTTTCTCGCCATCTTCGCCGCTATTCCTTGGATAAGATTTAATGGCCAGCAGGCAGTGCTACTCGATATTGTAGAGCAGCGCTTTTCTATCTTTGGGTTAACGTTATGGCCGCAAGATTTAACCTTGCTTGCCTATATCTTCATCGTGGGCGCATTCGCGCTGTTTTTCGTGACGACCTTTGCAGGTAGGGTGTGGTGCGGCTTCATGTGCCCTCAAACTACTTGGGTATATATCTACACTTGGTTTGAAGAGAAGATAGAAGGCCCTAGAAATAAACGTATTAAGCTAGACGCACGAAACATGGATGCGGATAAGTTTATTCGCAAAACCCTCAAACATACGGCTTGGGTGGCGGTTGCCCTACTTACCGCACTCACCTTTGTGGGGTATTTCACCCCAATCGGCGCGCTCTTTATTGACTTTTTCACCTTTAATACAGGTTTCTGGGCCGCGTTTTCTGTGGTCTTTTTTGCAGTGTGTACATATGCCAATGCGGGTTACATGCGAGAAATTATGTGTACTCATATTTGTCCTTATGCCCGTTTCCAATCGGCCATGTTCGACAAAGACACCTTTACTGTCTCTTACGATGCTAAACGAGGCGAACAGCGAGGCCCTCGCCCTCGTAAACTTAGCCATGAACAGGTACACGAAAAAGGCTTAGGCGACTGTATTGACTGTAACCTCTGTGTGCAGGTTTGCCCCACCGGCATCGATATTCGAAACGGTTTGCAATATGAGTGCATTAACTGCGGTGCGTGTGTAGATGCCTGTAACGGTGTAATGGATAAAATGGGTTATCCCAAAGGGCTTATAAGCTTCACGTCGGAAGAAGAGCTGGCGGGGGGTAAAACACACATCGTGCGACCTAAGCTGATTGGCTACCTCATCGTGCTTATTGTCATGACAGGGTTATTGGTTGCTGATATTGTGACCCGGGTTCCTCTTGAAATTGATATTATTCGCGATCGTAACTCATTATATCGTGAAACAAATGAAGGGTTAATTGAGAACGTTTATACCGTTAAAGTATTGAACAAATCTCAGCAAACTCATACCTATACCATTTCGGTACAAGGGCTGCCTGAATACACCTTTATTGGCAACAAAGAAGTGACTGTGCAAGGTGGTGAGGTTTATAGCACACCGATTTCGGTTGCAACCGACCCGTATAATCTGGAAGATGTGGTAACAGACATTCAATTCACCGTTACCACTACCACCGATTCAGGTGAAAACGTTACGGTTAATGAGCCAACCAAATTCCTTTATCGATGA
- a CDS encoding DUF3016 domain-containing protein, with protein MKIAKLTSLSALLLASVGLSGVLQAAQVDVTWEEPKSYRDVKPSNESRTRFRERTFKELDEFFTELAEKLPEDQKLSITVTDLDLAGQVWPASFVGMGQSATDVRIIKEIDIPRMSFSYVLTGGDSTVLKSEEVKIKDMMFMNTVNRRLPSDNLVYEKNMIEDWFNDTFAESLVANK; from the coding sequence ATGAAAATAGCTAAGTTAACGAGTTTATCTGCGCTCTTGCTCGCCAGCGTGGGTTTATCTGGTGTATTGCAAGCAGCACAGGTAGATGTAACCTGGGAAGAACCAAAGTCTTACCGAGATGTTAAGCCATCGAATGAATCTCGAACTCGCTTTAGAGAACGCACTTTTAAAGAGCTCGATGAGTTTTTTACTGAACTCGCAGAAAAACTTCCCGAAGATCAGAAGCTGTCAATTACCGTCACTGATTTAGATTTAGCCGGTCAGGTTTGGCCTGCATCTTTTGTTGGTATGGGGCAGTCTGCTACCGATGTCAGGATCATTAAAGAAATAGACATTCCTAGAATGTCATTCTCATATGTACTTACAGGCGGTGACAGCACAGTGCTTAAAAGCGAAGAGGTTAAGATTAAAGATATGATGTTCATGAATACCGTTAATCGTAGGTTACCCAGCGATAATCTGGTTTACGAAAAGAACATGATTGAAGATTGGTTTAACGATACGTTTGCAGAAAGTCTGGTTGCTAATAAGTAG
- a CDS encoding acyl-CoA dehydrogenase family protein — protein MPLYHAPTTDFQFLLKDWLGLDAHYEKLGISDFDSELANEIIAQGAKFAIDVVAPLNREGDEEGCKLENGKVTTPKGFADAYQEYVANGWNAMLGTAEYDGQELPYTMAVPVHEMLNAANLSWRLTTMLTESATLAVTKHASKELKDKYLAKLISGEWTGTMNLTEPHAGTDLSLLSTKAEPQGDGSYKVTGNKIFITAGDQDWSSNVIHLVLARLPDAPKGVKGISLFLVPKLMLDENNEPSTANSLSVGSIEHKMGIKASPTCVMNFDDATGWLVGEENQGLACMFTMMNDARFQVGLQGLGAAEASYQGALTYARERVQSRAPQGIQNPDGKADPIVFQPDVARMLLTQKSQIEGSRALSLLYAKFMDIEKLGTDEEKENADKVLQFLTPICKAYMTDMGLETTSIGVQVFGGHGFIREWGMEQLMRDVRIAMLYEGTNGIQALDLIGRKLTRDGGQMMEATYQAFAELVADISDAESKGLAQGLLDDWRASSADCLGMDGTTAAAAAADYLAYSAYSLIGVLWYSMADKAASTDNAVLASSKQKTRDFYMQRILPRRNAHKQAYSAGYESTLAVSGSEFDYI, from the coding sequence ATGCCTCTGTACCACGCCCCTACTACCGATTTTCAGTTCTTACTTAAGGACTGGTTAGGCCTAGATGCCCACTATGAAAAATTGGGTATCAGCGATTTTGACAGCGAACTGGCCAACGAGATCATTGCGCAAGGCGCTAAATTCGCTATTGATGTTGTAGCACCATTAAACCGTGAAGGTGATGAAGAAGGCTGTAAGCTAGAAAACGGAAAAGTCACCACACCGAAAGGCTTTGCCGACGCTTATCAAGAGTACGTAGCAAATGGCTGGAACGCCATGTTAGGTACGGCAGAATATGATGGACAGGAACTTCCTTACACCATGGCAGTGCCTGTACATGAAATGCTAAATGCCGCAAACCTAAGTTGGCGTTTAACAACAATGCTGACAGAAAGTGCCACTTTGGCAGTCACTAAACATGCTAGCAAGGAATTGAAAGACAAGTATCTCGCTAAACTCATCAGCGGTGAGTGGACAGGTACGATGAACTTAACCGAACCTCATGCAGGTACCGACCTTAGCTTGCTCAGCACTAAGGCTGAACCGCAAGGTGACGGAAGCTATAAAGTAACAGGTAATAAAATCTTTATTACTGCTGGCGATCAAGACTGGAGCAGCAATGTTATTCACTTGGTACTCGCTCGCTTGCCAGATGCGCCAAAAGGTGTAAAAGGCATTAGCTTGTTTTTAGTGCCTAAATTAATGCTTGATGAAAATAACGAGCCAAGCACTGCAAACTCTTTATCTGTGGGCAGCATTGAACACAAGATGGGTATTAAAGCGAGCCCAACCTGTGTGATGAACTTTGATGACGCGACAGGCTGGTTAGTGGGTGAAGAAAACCAAGGCTTAGCCTGCATGTTCACCATGATGAACGACGCGCGCTTCCAAGTGGGTTTACAAGGCTTAGGCGCTGCCGAAGCCTCTTACCAAGGTGCGTTAACGTATGCCCGTGAGCGCGTTCAATCTCGTGCGCCTCAAGGTATTCAGAATCCTGATGGCAAAGCCGATCCTATTGTATTTCAGCCTGATGTAGCCCGCATGCTACTTACGCAAAAATCACAAATTGAAGGTAGCCGCGCACTGTCTTTGCTATACGCAAAGTTCATGGATATCGAAAAATTAGGCACTGACGAAGAAAAAGAAAATGCAGATAAAGTGCTGCAGTTTCTTACGCCAATCTGCAAAGCCTACATGACAGATATGGGCCTTGAAACTACCAGCATTGGGGTGCAAGTTTTTGGTGGTCATGGATTTATCCGTGAGTGGGGCATGGAGCAATTGATGCGTGATGTTCGTATCGCCATGTTGTATGAAGGCACCAACGGTATTCAGGCATTAGATTTAATTGGTCGTAAGTTAACCCGTGATGGCGGGCAAATGATGGAAGCCACTTACCAAGCTTTTGCTGAGCTAGTTGCTGATATTAGCGATGCTGAAAGTAAAGGGCTAGCGCAGGGCTTACTTGACGATTGGCGCGCATCATCAGCTGACTGTCTAGGTATGGATGGCACTACAGCAGCTGCGGCAGCAGCAGATTATTTAGCCTATTCTGCCTACTCGCTAATTGGTGTGCTGTGGTACAGCATGGCAGATAAAGCGGCGAGTACCGACAACGCTGTGCTAGCTTCTTCTAAGCAGAAGACCCGTGATTTCTACATGCAACGTATATTGCCTCGTCGCAATGCGCACAAGCAAGCATACTCAGCAGGCTACGAAAGCACGCTGGCCGTATCCGGCAGTGAGTTTGATTACATTTAA
- a CDS encoding SDR family NAD(P)-dependent oxidoreductase, with protein sequence MNHGQSVCVVTGGSLGIGLAVCNTFSENDYRVINLDVRDFDDTPTNAEWVACDVSNVEQVRHTIDNIAVKYGRIDALVCNAGMHVSATIEDTDEALLDKIMSLNIKGAYGAIKASLPTMKAQKSGAIVVMGSDQCFVGKQNSFAYGLTKSALASMAKTTALDYAPFNIRANAVCPGTIETPLFHHAIDKYVAASGADKIAVVAQEAAEQPIGRIGQPEDVSELVYFLCSDKATFITGSLHAVDGGYTAK encoded by the coding sequence ATGAACCACGGGCAATCAGTTTGTGTCGTTACTGGCGGAAGTTTAGGTATAGGCTTAGCGGTTTGTAATACCTTTAGTGAAAATGACTACCGAGTAATAAACCTAGATGTAAGAGATTTTGACGACACACCAACTAACGCTGAATGGGTGGCTTGTGATGTCAGTAACGTGGAACAAGTGCGACATACTATCGATAATATTGCCGTAAAATATGGTCGTATAGATGCGTTAGTGTGTAATGCAGGCATGCACGTGTCGGCAACCATTGAAGATACCGATGAAGCATTACTCGATAAGATAATGAGCCTAAATATTAAAGGCGCATATGGCGCAATTAAAGCGTCACTACCTACCATGAAAGCACAAAAAAGTGGGGCTATTGTGGTGATGGGTTCCGATCAGTGTTTTGTCGGTAAACAGAACTCTTTTGCCTATGGTTTAACAAAGTCAGCCTTAGCGTCTATGGCTAAAACCACGGCACTGGATTATGCCCCCTTTAATATTAGAGCTAACGCGGTATGCCCCGGTACGATTGAAACCCCCTTGTTTCACCACGCTATAGATAAATATGTGGCAGCATCAGGGGCCGATAAAATCGCAGTTGTGGCCCAAGAGGCCGCTGAGCAACCTATTGGGCGTATTGGCCAACCCGAAGATGTATCTGAACTGGTGTATTTTCTTTGCAGTGATAAAGCGACCTTTATTACCGGAAGCTTACACGCTGTTGACGGCGGTTATACCGCCAAGTGA
- a CDS encoding amidohydrolase family protein produces the protein MNIVDGHLHFFALEAGDYHWLKPQNPPYWQDKQAIALSCDERSLTLSSGHTLAGYVHVEAGFDNERPWREIRYLEQRAQLPFKSVASIDLCSERALSDIQTLAGFSSVAGLRHILDEQASFILTHPKTKHALKLSSEYGLSFDAQLDVGDGKAVSALLRLLEALPALSVIINHAGSSLLGSAVTATYIKQWRINMKVLAQCPRVAVKLSGWEMQCRDWHWRSAQNVVVETVAIFGVSRVMLASNFPLSNWRHSYQALWLQYEKMLAQFTFDEKCGLLANNTARWYGLDI, from the coding sequence GTGAATATTGTTGATGGTCATCTACATTTTTTTGCCCTTGAGGCGGGGGATTACCACTGGCTTAAGCCGCAAAATCCGCCGTATTGGCAAGATAAGCAAGCCATTGCGTTGTCGTGTGATGAAAGAAGCTTAACACTTTCTAGCGGTCACACGCTTGCGGGATACGTGCATGTTGAAGCAGGGTTCGACAATGAACGTCCTTGGCGTGAAATCCGGTATCTAGAACAACGAGCCCAACTACCTTTTAAAAGCGTTGCTAGTATCGATTTATGTAGTGAACGGGCCCTGTCTGATATTCAAACATTGGCTGGGTTTTCTTCAGTAGCGGGGCTTCGCCATATATTAGATGAACAAGCCAGCTTTATATTAACCCACCCTAAAACAAAGCACGCGCTTAAGCTTAGTAGTGAATATGGATTGTCTTTCGATGCCCAACTGGATGTGGGCGACGGCAAAGCGGTAAGTGCCTTATTAAGGTTATTAGAGGCATTACCCGCACTTTCAGTCATTATTAATCACGCAGGTTCATCGCTGTTAGGCTCTGCTGTTACCGCTACCTACATTAAGCAGTGGCGAATTAATATGAAAGTACTCGCACAGTGTCCTCGGGTGGCAGTAAAACTCTCAGGGTGGGAAATGCAGTGCAGAGACTGGCATTGGCGCAGTGCGCAAAATGTGGTCGTGGAAACGGTAGCTATATTTGGCGTGTCGCGAGTAATGTTAGCAAGTAATTTCCCACTTTCTAACTGGCGCCACAGTTATCAAGCGCTTTGGCTGCAATATGAAAAAATGCTGGCGCAGTTTACCTTTGACGAGAAATGCGGCCTGTTGGCAAACAATACCGCCCGTTGGTATGGCCTAGATATATAA
- a CDS encoding mandelate racemase/muconate lactonizing enzyme family protein has protein sequence MKVTKVEIFDIECPKRPAWNPVFVRVYTDEGIVGVGEAGLAYDWGHSAAAHMIKEIAEAMLIGFNPFHTELLWSRMLREGFWGLGGGPVIYAAMSAIDTALWDIKGRALGLPVYELLGGKTNGKLRSYASQLQFDWDKEVTKLNDPADYARATEKALKDGYDAVKVDPIVYDKDGVTHFDRTKLFSKPELKLFKARLQAIRDTMGEDGDIIFECHSLLGASTAIQLGDIVEEIGCLYYEEPVNYLNSKLHDKVAKNVNVPIAGGERLYHRWDVRPYLEDQSIDVLQPDVGLCGGFTEAKKVCDYADIYDVRIQAHVCGGPVATAASLHLETAIPNFLIHEHHTYAIKDWNRELCLQDPQPVNGFIEAPDTPGLGIDLNDEIVYRSPHMTVTELK, from the coding sequence ATGAAAGTAACCAAAGTAGAAATATTCGATATTGAGTGCCCCAAACGCCCGGCATGGAACCCTGTTTTTGTGCGAGTGTATACGGATGAAGGCATTGTCGGTGTGGGTGAAGCGGGCTTAGCTTATGATTGGGGTCATAGTGCTGCAGCGCACATGATAAAAGAAATTGCCGAAGCCATGTTAATTGGCTTCAACCCATTTCACACAGAGCTATTGTGGTCGCGTATGCTACGTGAAGGTTTTTGGGGCTTAGGTGGCGGACCTGTTATTTATGCAGCAATGAGTGCCATTGATACTGCACTTTGGGACATTAAAGGCAGAGCCCTAGGCTTGCCGGTGTACGAACTATTGGGCGGAAAAACCAATGGCAAACTACGCAGCTATGCTAGCCAATTGCAGTTCGACTGGGATAAAGAAGTCACCAAGCTTAACGACCCAGCAGACTATGCTCGTGCTACCGAAAAAGCATTAAAAGACGGCTACGATGCGGTAAAAGTTGACCCTATTGTTTACGATAAAGATGGCGTGACACATTTCGATCGCACTAAACTTTTCTCTAAGCCAGAATTAAAATTATTTAAAGCTCGCTTACAAGCTATACGCGACACCATGGGTGAAGACGGCGATATTATTTTTGAATGTCACAGCTTGTTAGGGGCATCTACCGCCATACAGCTTGGCGACATTGTCGAAGAAATTGGCTGCTTGTATTACGAAGAGCCTGTGAATTACCTAAATTCAAAACTACACGATAAAGTGGCTAAAAATGTAAACGTACCGATTGCTGGTGGTGAACGCTTATATCATCGCTGGGACGTGCGCCCTTATTTAGAAGACCAATCTATCGATGTACTGCAGCCTGACGTAGGCTTGTGTGGCGGGTTTACTGAAGCGAAAAAAGTTTGTGATTACGCCGACATTTACGATGTGCGCATTCAAGCCCATGTATGTGGCGGACCTGTGGCGACAGCAGCCAGTTTGCACTTAGAAACCGCAATACCTAACTTCTTAATTCACGAACATCACACTTACGCCATTAAAGACTGGAATCGTGAGCTTTGTTTACAAGACCCACAGCCTGTAAATGGCTTTATTGAAGCGCCAGACACTCCTGGATTAGGTATCGATTTAAATGACGAGATTGTTTACCGCTCGCCTCATATGACAGTAACAGAGCTTAAATAA
- a CDS encoding class II aldolase/adducin family protein, producing the protein MNSLAPLSLKGKVSEIEWQTRVDLAACYRLVADMRWGDLIYTHISAKVPGTDHYLVNAFGLGFDEVTASNLVKVDLEGNILDDSPYQINPAGFTIHSAIHEVRHDALCVIHLHTLATISVASVKGGLKPWSQYSLFSLPSLSYHSYEGLAVNDSEKKSLQDDLGDTNHMLLPNHGGLTVGPTVGDAFMRFYDLQRACEIQLALMQSNEEIIDIPQPIIDGIYQQASVVHSGETGGQKAWPAMLRKAYKLDPGFCE; encoded by the coding sequence GTGAATTCATTAGCTCCTCTTAGCCTTAAAGGCAAAGTATCTGAAATAGAATGGCAAACCCGCGTCGATTTAGCTGCATGCTATCGACTGGTTGCTGATATGCGTTGGGGCGACCTTATCTATACGCATATTTCGGCTAAAGTCCCCGGTACCGACCATTACTTAGTTAACGCCTTTGGTTTAGGGTTTGACGAAGTGACAGCGTCTAACCTTGTCAAAGTAGACCTTGAAGGTAACATTCTTGATGACTCACCTTATCAAATAAACCCAGCCGGATTTACTATCCATAGTGCCATTCACGAAGTTCGTCACGATGCACTCTGTGTTATTCATTTGCACACTCTCGCCACCATTTCAGTGGCATCGGTAAAAGGCGGTTTAAAGCCTTGGAGCCAGTATTCTTTATTTTCACTTCCCTCGCTGTCTTACCATAGTTACGAAGGCTTGGCAGTGAACGACAGTGAAAAGAAAAGCCTACAAGATGATTTGGGCGATACCAATCATATGCTATTGCCTAATCATGGAGGGCTAACAGTAGGCCCCACCGTTGGCGATGCGTTCATGCGCTTTTATGATTTACAAAGGGCCTGTGAAATTCAGCTGGCACTCATGCAGTCGAATGAAGAGATTATTGATATACCACAGCCTATTATCGACGGTATTTATCAGCAAGCCAGCGTAGTTCACAGTGGTGAAACCGGCGGCCAGAAAGCCTGGCCCGCTATGCTAAGAAAAGCCTATAAGCTTGACCCTGGTTTTTGTGAATAA
- a CDS encoding NUDIX hydrolase translates to MSINFRLSSILVVLTLFGCTKTVPEAPFCRSTNNDEHTQSAAACIIKVQSKALLIKHRLSNRLDFPGGGKKDGESLVCAAHRETWEETGFNVEVGEKLAVTQNGLALFECTLNAGVEHLPDVFDAPPWAKLEVIELVQADPFLLTHIELRFPDDLIAFRDSFNKIKHRQSQQE, encoded by the coding sequence ATGAGTATCAATTTTCGCTTATCATCCATTTTGGTAGTTTTAACGCTTTTTGGATGTACAAAGACGGTGCCTGAAGCGCCTTTTTGCCGAAGCACGAATAACGATGAGCATACTCAAAGTGCCGCGGCATGCATCATTAAGGTGCAAAGCAAAGCGCTTTTGATTAAACATCGTCTTTCAAATCGTTTAGATTTTCCCGGTGGCGGAAAAAAAGATGGCGAATCATTAGTTTGCGCAGCCCACCGTGAAACATGGGAAGAAACAGGTTTCAATGTCGAGGTCGGTGAAAAATTGGCCGTTACACAAAACGGTCTAGCGCTATTTGAGTGTACATTAAACGCTGGGGTAGAACACTTACCAGATGTATTTGATGCGCCGCCATGGGCAAAACTAGAAGTGATTGAATTAGTACAAGCCGATCCCTTTTTACTCACTCATATCGAACTTCGCTTTCCTGATGATCTAATTGCGTTTCGCGATAGCTTTAATAAAATTAAGCACCGCCAGTCCCAACAAGAATAA
- a CDS encoding efflux RND transporter periplasmic adaptor subunit — MSSRKLLSPLLIGALLLAAVVVYLNLPAEEEVKKGGPLATTVKTILVEQGAMAITIEALGTARANESIAVTAQVTETVRSVNFEDGDSVKAGQVLIQLNNNEELARVAELRANIDEAKRQYTRIFNLRESSAASEQLLDEQQARVKGLEAQLDIAEAQVDDLQIRAPFSGVLGARQVSIGSLVQPAGVITTLDDISVVKVDFSIAENQLASVAKGQKVSATSVAYPGETFSGEITHIDTRLDPISRAISVRAIIDNKDQRLRPGMLLTIVVEKRVLDTLILPEKALVPVQDIQYVYVVEDNVAHQREVVIGERRPGIVQIVSGLKAGDEVITEGTLRVRDQSAVNVLNRNNEG; from the coding sequence ATGTCTTCACGCAAATTACTATCTCCATTACTAATAGGGGCTTTATTGTTAGCGGCGGTGGTTGTCTATTTAAACTTGCCTGCAGAAGAAGAAGTGAAAAAAGGCGGGCCTTTAGCCACAACAGTGAAAACCATATTGGTAGAGCAAGGCGCAATGGCGATAACCATTGAAGCCCTCGGCACTGCCAGAGCAAATGAATCGATAGCGGTCACTGCGCAAGTTACCGAAACCGTACGCTCAGTTAACTTCGAAGATGGCGATAGTGTGAAAGCTGGGCAAGTGCTTATTCAGCTAAACAACAATGAAGAGTTGGCTCGGGTTGCTGAATTGCGCGCCAATATTGATGAAGCAAAGCGCCAATACACCCGTATTTTTAACTTACGTGAGTCTAGCGCGGCATCAGAACAACTGCTTGACGAACAACAAGCCCGGGTAAAAGGACTAGAAGCTCAATTAGACATCGCTGAAGCACAGGTTGATGATTTACAAATTCGCGCGCCATTTTCAGGCGTACTGGGCGCACGACAAGTCAGTATTGGCTCATTAGTGCAGCCCGCTGGTGTTATTACCACCCTTGATGATATTAGCGTAGTAAAAGTTGATTTCAGTATTGCTGAAAACCAATTGGCCAGTGTAGCCAAAGGTCAGAAGGTTTCGGCTACATCAGTGGCTTACCCCGGTGAAACTTTTAGCGGTGAAATCACGCATATTGATACCCGATTAGATCCCATCAGCCGCGCTATTAGCGTACGTGCCATTATCGATAACAAAGACCAACGATTAAGACCGGGTATGTTACTCACTATCGTGGTTGAAAAACGTGTGCTTGATACGCTTATTCTCCCTGAGAAAGCCTTAGTGCCAGTGCAAGATATTCAATATGTGTATGTGGTAGAAGATAACGTTGCCCATCAGCGTGAAGTGGTGATTGGCGAACGCCGTCCCGGTATCGTTCAAATTGTGTCAGGCCTTAAAGCTGGTGATGAAGTGATAACAGAAGGCACGCTTAGAGTACGCGACCAGTCTGCTGTTAACGTTCTTAACCGTAACAACGAGGGTTAA